In Paraburkholderia caribensis, a single window of DNA contains:
- a CDS encoding condensation domain-containing protein: protein MNGLAFKIAPADEVEASYAVFPATACQVRFWHEQKASPKASALNIAFRLQLSGPLDAASIEQVLRELVARHEVLRTGFLMTGAGLRQQVWSRAPFQLDVVDLSGFDEKEGLAEAERVGGQQARTPFALTSPSFFRAVWLPRSATQGELQLTFHSLVMDGWSFAILVRELVEGLAAVHAGLEPAYPDVDLHHGDYALWKEEFLASGALDRARAHWRQELQDFSRFDVPGDRARPQARRFQGIIRSILLPGALSDRLIAAAKAQGVTLFSVAAASLAMALQKAAGQTKVAMGTQMSVRDQQELEGVVGPLINTVILRLDVPQGSSVAAVTAQCGAKLSDAIEHLHLPFEEMMEMAGEVADGDRPPLCSVNFALQQSFVGGGDEVRRGVFAATTSPSFNAGALYDLNFFMVRRPDGWRISCEGDTDLYDIGTIDGHLAKWREMLETVEINAKLPVAPAAAKATATFVAGVGNSGFMSQAELEAKARNIVRFNENAPGTPIIALNNTAVFYELARQIGDERPIIDIPMIPEGAPREFPQRAFQDVAADAVRLIRLARPHGPYILMGHCVLGALSLEAAHQLRREGETVELVILNDSWCPGYRESMPWYDRQLRKMQVRADNIPRDFRKALRGETSMVSFLNQYRIVRWLGIANLALKLGLIQGNASEHMVSENRWYIEYLLAQQARYRPAPYDGDVQIFRSGQVLNGRLFAHDLGWEAVVTGKPDNLVVTEVPGMHDQIFRPAGAAVIGKQLRERLARIGENSAEANAGQEDAPAAYLSRATA, encoded by the coding sequence ATGAACGGACTAGCCTTTAAGATCGCCCCAGCTGACGAAGTCGAAGCCAGCTACGCCGTGTTCCCGGCGACGGCCTGCCAGGTCAGGTTCTGGCATGAGCAAAAGGCGTCGCCGAAGGCCTCCGCGCTCAACATCGCGTTCCGGCTGCAGTTGTCGGGACCGCTGGACGCCGCGAGCATCGAACAGGTGCTCCGCGAACTGGTTGCGCGGCACGAGGTATTGCGTACCGGCTTCCTGATGACGGGTGCAGGGCTGCGTCAACAGGTCTGGAGCCGCGCGCCCTTCCAGCTCGACGTGGTCGACCTCAGCGGTTTCGACGAAAAGGAGGGCCTTGCGGAGGCCGAGCGCGTCGGCGGGCAGCAGGCCCGCACGCCGTTCGCCTTGACGTCGCCCTCCTTCTTCCGGGCCGTGTGGTTGCCCAGGTCAGCCACACAGGGTGAACTGCAGCTGACCTTCCATTCGCTCGTGATGGACGGCTGGTCGTTCGCGATCCTTGTGCGCGAACTCGTCGAAGGACTGGCGGCCGTGCATGCCGGCCTCGAGCCCGCCTATCCCGATGTCGATCTTCACCACGGCGACTACGCGCTGTGGAAGGAAGAGTTCCTTGCCAGCGGTGCGCTCGATCGCGCGCGCGCCCACTGGCGCCAGGAGCTGCAGGATTTCAGTCGCTTCGATGTTCCCGGCGATCGTGCGCGGCCGCAGGCGCGACGCTTCCAGGGCATCATCCGCTCGATTCTCCTGCCCGGCGCGCTCAGCGACCGGCTGATCGCGGCTGCCAAGGCGCAAGGCGTCACGCTGTTCAGCGTTGCCGCCGCGAGCCTCGCGATGGCCTTACAGAAGGCGGCAGGCCAGACGAAGGTCGCCATGGGCACCCAGATGTCGGTGCGGGATCAGCAGGAACTCGAAGGCGTGGTCGGGCCGCTGATCAACACGGTGATACTGCGCCTCGACGTGCCTCAAGGCAGTAGCGTGGCCGCCGTCACGGCGCAGTGCGGCGCCAAGCTCAGCGACGCCATCGAACATCTGCACTTGCCGTTCGAAGAGATGATGGAGATGGCGGGCGAGGTAGCCGATGGGGATCGCCCGCCGCTGTGCTCGGTCAATTTCGCCCTGCAGCAAAGCTTCGTAGGCGGCGGCGACGAAGTTCGCCGGGGCGTTTTCGCTGCGACGACCTCGCCCTCCTTCAACGCCGGCGCGCTCTACGACCTGAACTTCTTCATGGTGCGGCGCCCGGATGGCTGGCGCATCTCCTGTGAAGGCGACACCGACCTCTATGACATCGGGACGATAGACGGACATCTGGCGAAGTGGCGCGAGATGCTGGAAACCGTCGAGATCAACGCGAAGCTGCCGGTGGCGCCCGCTGCCGCGAAAGCAACGGCGACCTTCGTAGCGGGCGTCGGCAACAGCGGTTTCATGAGTCAGGCCGAACTGGAAGCGAAAGCGCGCAATATCGTGCGCTTCAACGAGAATGCGCCGGGCACGCCCATCATCGCGCTCAACAACACGGCCGTGTTCTATGAACTGGCCCGGCAGATCGGCGACGAACGTCCCATCATCGATATTCCGATGATCCCGGAAGGCGCCCCGCGCGAATTCCCGCAGCGCGCGTTCCAGGACGTCGCCGCGGACGCCGTGCGGCTGATCCGGCTGGCCCGGCCACACGGCCCGTATATTCTGATGGGGCACTGCGTGCTCGGCGCGCTGTCGCTGGAAGCGGCCCATCAGCTCAGGCGCGAAGGCGAAACGGTGGAGCTCGTCATTCTCAACGATTCCTGGTGCCCGGGTTATCGCGAATCGATGCCCTGGTACGACCGGCAACTGCGCAAGATGCAGGTGCGCGCCGACAACATTCCGCGCGACTTCCGCAAGGCGCTGCGGGGCGAGACCTCGATGGTCTCGTTCCTCAACCAGTACCGGATCGTCCGCTGGCTCGGCATTGCCAACCTTGCGCTCAAGCTCGGCCTGATTCAGGGCAATGCCTCAGAGCATATGGTTTCGGAGAATCGCTGGTACATCGAATATCTGCTCGCGCAGCAGGCGCGGTATCGTCCTGCCCCCTATGACGGCGACGTGCAGATCTTCCGCAGTGGCCAGGTGCTCAATGGACGCCTGTTCGCGCACGATCTGGGATGGGAGGCAGTCGTCACGGGCAAACCGGACAACCTGGTCGTCACCGAGGTGCCGGGCATGCACGACCAGATCTTCCGCCCGGCCGGCGCGGCTGTCATCGGCAAGCAACTGCGTGAGCGTCTGGCGCGGATCGGGGAGAACAGCGCTGAAGCCAATGCTGGCCAAGAGGACGCTCCCGCAGCATATTTGAGCCGCGCCACGGCTTAG
- a CDS encoding methyltransferase, TIGR04325 family, which yields MRSIVWRIPGLKQLRRSGWLNHKLRLGYGAYWGAFPSREDAVRFLRPSRLATADNEDMAVMNVEAFSTVHSFDWPIMFFMMDFKRRGRLTTVTDLGGHLGVKYHAFRKFLDLPKDTSWQVVDVPAVCKEGRRRQRSGETSLQYFEDPEKTAPCDVLLCSGVLQYLDYSLVEAVARLPSRPRLILLNKVAISRDSAFYTLESLGRSRIPYHVTTIADLDRARDALGYRLLSRWSIPDRIFEAATANGKQSIESIGEAWIANGITEEASPGIDTETSLSHSY from the coding sequence ATGCGGAGCATAGTCTGGCGGATTCCCGGATTGAAGCAACTGCGTCGATCGGGGTGGCTCAATCACAAGCTTCGGCTCGGATATGGTGCTTATTGGGGCGCATTCCCTAGTCGGGAAGATGCGGTACGGTTTCTTCGGCCCTCTCGACTCGCAACCGCGGACAACGAAGACATGGCCGTGATGAACGTCGAGGCGTTCTCGACTGTCCATTCCTTCGATTGGCCGATAATGTTCTTCATGATGGACTTCAAACGCCGAGGGCGGCTTACCACCGTCACGGATCTCGGAGGTCATCTGGGTGTCAAATACCATGCCTTCCGGAAGTTCCTGGACCTCCCCAAAGACACATCATGGCAAGTCGTCGACGTCCCGGCTGTATGCAAGGAGGGAAGAAGGCGCCAAAGATCCGGGGAAACGTCTCTGCAGTATTTCGAGGATCCGGAAAAGACAGCTCCGTGCGACGTGTTGCTTTGTTCCGGCGTCTTGCAATATCTCGACTATTCACTGGTAGAAGCCGTCGCCCGCTTGCCGTCTCGCCCCCGCCTCATATTGTTGAACAAGGTTGCCATTTCCAGGGACAGCGCCTTCTACACGCTTGAATCCTTAGGACGCAGCCGCATTCCCTACCATGTGACGACAATTGCAGATCTGGATCGGGCACGAGATGCCCTTGGATACCGGCTTCTGTCGCGATGGAGCATTCCGGACCGAATCTTCGAAGCGGCAACGGCCAATGGTAAGCAGTCGATAGAATCGATCGGCGAAGCCTGGATCGCTAACGGCATCACGGAGGAAGCTTCCCCTGGAATCGACACGGAAACGTCCCTGTCCCACAGTTACTAA
- a CDS encoding alpha/beta hydrolase family protein, whose translation MISGTSSSWVLGAASLVALVVAAVIGVSWYTGLADPKEMIRAALFLDTDKPRLEGPYAVGFSSVEVKTGIDGPSLPVDIWYPAQAPGDGIGRSLLQWIRAIGHPMSPPFTPDGKLSEARAKYPLIIYFPSWFSVRQQSTFTPANLASHGFIVATVDDIVHAPRLPGREGEAQASEIPSDSMESFEAYRPVAALRAELAAKSGSAIIDAFQNIPVFGQRVDMAKVGAVGFSFGGATAAQMSSDDRRIKAVVNFDGSLYGRPERGNVEVPYMMFFSGWTYPTCEELMHSDFATRINSVLTVEAVAHQVRQATLPNNWTFTVKGTVHDDFADKLAKPSWRAAFGKSTIDRAKTWSEINRYVVAFFTRFLLGEDQPLLTEPAPFAEIRPFMENQAPPQDPVSATGSIKARCP comes from the coding sequence ATGATCTCTGGCACGTCTTCTTCCTGGGTTCTTGGCGCTGCCAGTCTTGTCGCGCTCGTGGTCGCGGCGGTGATTGGCGTGAGCTGGTATACAGGGCTTGCCGATCCGAAGGAAATGATCCGTGCCGCCCTATTCCTCGACACAGACAAGCCTCGGTTGGAGGGGCCCTATGCCGTCGGCTTCTCCAGTGTTGAAGTGAAAACGGGAATCGATGGCCCTTCGCTTCCCGTCGATATCTGGTACCCCGCGCAGGCGCCCGGCGATGGCATTGGGCGCTCGCTTCTGCAGTGGATCAGAGCAATCGGACATCCTATGTCCCCGCCGTTCACACCAGATGGAAAGCTGTCCGAGGCCCGTGCCAAATATCCCCTCATCATTTACTTTCCATCATGGTTCAGTGTTCGCCAACAGAGCACATTCACGCCCGCAAACCTGGCGAGCCATGGTTTCATCGTCGCTACCGTGGACGACATCGTGCACGCCCCTCGTCTTCCCGGACGAGAGGGCGAGGCTCAGGCATCGGAGATCCCCAGCGATTCGATGGAAAGCTTCGAGGCTTATCGCCCCGTCGCAGCCCTGCGGGCTGAACTAGCGGCGAAATCGGGCTCTGCCATCATCGACGCATTTCAGAATATTCCGGTGTTTGGACAACGTGTGGATATGGCGAAGGTCGGCGCCGTCGGATTCTCGTTCGGAGGCGCGACGGCAGCGCAGATGAGTAGCGACGATCGACGCATCAAGGCCGTCGTGAATTTTGACGGCTCCTTGTATGGCCGCCCTGAACGCGGCAATGTCGAGGTGCCTTACATGATGTTCTTTAGTGGTTGGACCTATCCGACTTGCGAGGAACTCATGCATAGTGACTTCGCCACGCGGATCAACTCGGTGCTGACGGTCGAGGCAGTTGCGCACCAGGTCCGCCAGGCCACGCTCCCGAACAACTGGACCTTCACGGTAAAGGGTACGGTACATGATGATTTCGCAGACAAGCTCGCGAAGCCTTCATGGAGGGCCGCATTCGGCAAATCTACAATCGACAGGGCGAAGACCTGGTCCGAGATCAATCGCTACGTTGTTGCATTCTTCACCCGCTTCTTGCTAGGCGAGGACCAGCCTTTGTTGACGGAGCCAGCTCCGTTCGCGGAAATACGGCCTTTCATGGAGAACCAGGCGCCTCCACAAGACCCGGTATCGGCCACTGGTTCCATAAAAGCCCGCTGTCCTTAG
- a CDS encoding glycosyltransferase family 2 protein, with translation MQIAIVIPCYNAAAYVDTTLQTVTSQTHDEIEILIVDDGSSDDTVAKAREHLKGCRHPWTILTQPNKGVSAARNLGWQSTTAEWIQFLDADDFLAPTKLQLQSIACRTADPGVAYVMSRWEEVVVELDTVRRVRLAECSTFSSQPGELEILAKGPLIHLGQSVFRRRWIADVAGFDENLKVDEDQDFLLKLARKGAKVLTVESADPLFAWRQQGHRRLGLRGARYNAIHLTEQYMENFFRITEGHRHSLDVLSEDDQEMLKQRLSSYMRLLYRYDIVAFRTRLAQLDQMFGRFLPLSPSYLNALSRFVGFERAEDVASIYRRGKAVAGVGVE, from the coding sequence TTGCAGATCGCCATCGTCATTCCTTGCTACAACGCCGCTGCGTATGTCGACACCACGTTGCAAACCGTAACGTCACAGACGCATGACGAGATTGAAATCCTGATCGTCGACGACGGCTCATCGGACGATACCGTCGCGAAGGCTCGGGAACACCTCAAGGGTTGCCGCCATCCGTGGACGATTCTCACGCAGCCCAACAAGGGAGTGAGTGCTGCCCGAAACCTGGGATGGCAATCGACGACAGCAGAGTGGATTCAGTTTCTGGATGCCGACGATTTCCTGGCGCCGACAAAACTGCAGCTTCAGTCGATCGCCTGCCGGACTGCTGATCCGGGTGTCGCCTATGTGATGTCGCGATGGGAAGAGGTCGTGGTCGAACTCGATACTGTGCGAAGGGTCCGCCTCGCCGAGTGCTCAACGTTTTCTTCACAGCCGGGCGAATTGGAGATTCTCGCCAAGGGACCTCTCATACATTTAGGTCAGAGCGTATTCAGAAGACGATGGATCGCGGATGTGGCCGGCTTCGACGAAAATCTCAAGGTTGATGAGGACCAGGACTTTCTACTAAAGCTCGCGAGAAAAGGCGCAAAGGTTCTGACGGTCGAGAGCGCAGACCCGCTCTTCGCGTGGCGACAGCAAGGACACCGGCGTCTTGGGCTCCGAGGAGCGCGCTACAACGCCATACACCTCACAGAACAATACATGGAGAACTTCTTCAGGATCACCGAGGGACATCGGCATTCTTTAGACGTGCTTTCGGAGGACGATCAGGAAATGCTCAAGCAACGTCTCTCGTCATACATGCGGCTGTTGTATCGATACGATATCGTGGCGTTCCGGACCCGCCTCGCGCAACTCGACCAGATGTTCGGACGCTTCCTGCCCTTAAGCCCATCATATCTCAACGCATTGTCGCGTTTCGTTGGTTTCGAACGCGCAGAGGATGTCGCCTCAATATATCGGCGTGGCAAAGCCGTAGCCGGAGTCGGCGTCGAATAG
- a CDS encoding flippase produces MTAKPSLKRSATLNFVGGILPMFVALVTTPIYLHHIGAGRYGVLAIVWMVQGYFGFLDLGLSSATSNRIAQLDDAPPREREAVLWTAMLLNAALGLVGGIALYALMHVLLAYFDMGEALRVELMPALPYVACLVPLSNLIFVLNGALVGRERFGTLNAVTLPVTLMYQLVPLGAALVFGPNLRYLVFGTLVAGVAALTVTAIAVWRVFPLRLAGGPRRDLVGHLFSYGAWISVTSLAQPLLETADRLMIGHALGPQAVTYYQVPFNLAARVRLFPNAIVRTLFPRLSSLDAAGAAALSSSAVRGLAAALTPMTVFGIFLMHPFLTLWVGQEFASRATSVGEAILVGIWINSLASIAACHLQATGKPGIVARFQAYEMLPFFALLWWMLHYFGVLGAALAWSARCLLDGVLLFHAARLDARPARKLVLPALIIAAAYVGTLVFEPLTWPSIAVWLGMTVVSLVWSARSEPQAWGRVLDVVASMRNYTRRWAQSQ; encoded by the coding sequence ATGACAGCAAAGCCCAGCCTCAAACGCAGCGCAACGCTCAACTTCGTGGGCGGAATCCTGCCTATGTTCGTTGCGCTTGTGACGACGCCGATTTATCTGCACCACATCGGCGCGGGGCGCTACGGTGTGCTCGCCATCGTCTGGATGGTGCAGGGTTATTTCGGCTTTCTCGATCTGGGGCTGTCTTCGGCGACGTCCAACCGCATCGCGCAACTCGACGATGCGCCACCCCGCGAGCGCGAAGCCGTCCTGTGGACGGCGATGCTCCTCAACGCAGCATTGGGTCTCGTGGGCGGCATAGCGCTGTATGCGCTCATGCACGTGCTGCTCGCGTACTTCGACATGGGCGAGGCCCTACGCGTCGAATTGATGCCCGCATTGCCGTACGTAGCCTGCCTCGTGCCGCTCTCGAATCTCATTTTCGTGCTCAACGGCGCGCTCGTGGGACGCGAGCGCTTTGGCACGCTCAACGCGGTAACACTCCCCGTCACGCTGATGTATCAACTCGTGCCTCTCGGGGCGGCGCTCGTCTTCGGGCCGAATCTGCGCTACCTGGTGTTCGGCACGCTAGTGGCCGGCGTAGCGGCGCTGACGGTGACCGCGATCGCGGTCTGGCGCGTCTTTCCGTTGCGCCTCGCCGGCGGCCCGCGCCGCGACCTGGTCGGCCACCTGTTTTCCTACGGCGCGTGGATCAGCGTGACGAGCCTGGCGCAGCCGCTGCTGGAGACGGCCGACCGTCTCATGATCGGCCATGCGCTCGGGCCGCAGGCAGTCACCTACTATCAGGTGCCTTTCAATCTCGCCGCGCGCGTACGACTCTTTCCAAACGCCATCGTCCGGACGCTATTTCCGCGCCTGTCGTCGCTCGATGCCGCAGGCGCCGCAGCGCTCTCCTCCAGCGCAGTACGCGGCCTCGCCGCCGCCCTCACGCCGATGACGGTATTCGGCATATTCCTCATGCATCCCTTTCTCACATTGTGGGTGGGCCAGGAATTCGCATCGCGCGCCACGTCGGTCGGCGAAGCAATACTCGTTGGCATCTGGATCAACTCACTCGCATCGATCGCGGCCTGCCATCTGCAGGCGACCGGGAAACCGGGCATCGTCGCGCGCTTCCAGGCCTACGAAATGTTGCCGTTCTTTGCGCTGCTGTGGTGGATGTTGCATTACTTCGGGGTGCTGGGCGCAGCGCTCGCCTGGAGCGCGCGGTGCCTGCTCGACGGCGTACTGCTGTTCCATGCCGCGCGCCTGGATGCGCGGCCGGCACGCAAGCTGGTCCTCCCGGCGCTGATCATCGCGGCAGCGTATGTCGGCACACTCGTTTTCGAGCCGCTCACGTGGCCATCCATCGCGGTGTGGCTCGGCATGACCGTGGTCTCGCTCGTGTGGAGCGCGCGCTCCGAACCGCAGGCATGGGGACGTGTGCTCGACGTCGTCGCGTCCATGCGCAACTACACGCGACGCTGGGCGCAAAGCCAATGA
- a CDS encoding acyltransferase family protein: MKKLDSIQVLRAVAALLVVFCHGAAEVGGHGAAAEQLWPLVNTKGLFGVDIFFVVSGFVMMYIVSGQRSGSASAGWFICDRIVRVVPLYWMATLLSVGIGLVLPALKHKNAYGVEYVLRSLFFVPSANPMTGAPEPVLGLGWTLNFEMFFYAVISLVLLLGVRRVYLAVTAIFVSFVALGLLLKPEYLILKSWTHTIILEFVFGVLFAQLRLSGFRIGVPAQIALVVAGVATWLAIGPPADGAFDTRGLVWGPAAAAIFAGVVMGRRDVAYPKLLLLIGDASYSLYLTHLFVMRGTSLAVNHLPVGAGLRIVLFFVIFIPCALGFAILSYRKFEVPTMRLGRRLLRARLSKPGLAESVSTGTQGAGT; encoded by the coding sequence ATGAAGAAGCTGGATTCGATTCAGGTGCTTCGCGCGGTCGCGGCCTTGCTGGTGGTGTTCTGCCACGGAGCGGCCGAGGTGGGCGGCCATGGCGCCGCCGCAGAGCAATTGTGGCCGCTCGTGAATACGAAGGGGTTGTTCGGCGTCGATATTTTCTTCGTCGTCAGCGGCTTCGTGATGATGTATATCGTGTCGGGGCAACGCTCCGGGAGCGCGAGCGCCGGCTGGTTCATCTGCGATCGCATCGTGCGCGTCGTGCCGCTCTACTGGATGGCGACGCTGCTCTCGGTTGGCATCGGTCTCGTGCTCCCCGCACTGAAGCACAAGAACGCGTACGGCGTGGAGTACGTGCTGCGCTCGCTGTTCTTCGTGCCGTCCGCAAACCCGATGACGGGTGCACCGGAACCGGTGCTTGGGCTGGGCTGGACGCTCAACTTCGAGATGTTCTTCTATGCCGTGATTTCACTGGTGCTGCTGCTTGGGGTCCGGCGCGTTTATCTCGCGGTGACGGCGATATTCGTGAGCTTCGTCGCGCTGGGCCTCTTGCTGAAACCCGAATACCTGATCCTCAAAAGCTGGACGCATACGATCATTCTCGAGTTCGTGTTCGGCGTGCTGTTTGCGCAGTTGCGCCTGTCGGGATTCCGGATCGGCGTGCCTGCTCAGATCGCCCTGGTCGTGGCGGGCGTGGCAACCTGGCTGGCAATAGGACCGCCCGCGGACGGCGCATTCGATACGCGCGGCCTCGTGTGGGGACCGGCTGCCGCGGCGATATTCGCGGGCGTCGTCATGGGCCGCCGCGATGTCGCGTATCCGAAGCTGCTTCTTTTGATTGGCGATGCGTCATATAGCCTGTATCTCACGCATCTGTTCGTCATGCGCGGCACGTCGCTGGCGGTGAATCATCTGCCTGTCGGGGCTGGGCTGCGTATCGTGCTGTTTTTCGTCATCTTCATACCTTGCGCGCTGGGGTTTGCGATTTTGTCCTATCGCAAGTTCGAAGTGCCAACGATGCGCCTTGGCCGGCGCCTGCTGCGGGCGCGGCTCAGCAAGCCGGGTCTTGCCGAAAGTGTGTCGACGGGGACGCAGGGTGCGGGAACCTGA
- a CDS encoding acyltransferase family protein: MSATSRKPAQGYRPDIDGLRAIAVVSVVIFHAFPATLAGGFAGVDIFFAISGYLISQHIIETLDQGRFSIVDFYARRIKRIYPALMIVLVATLAAGFVLMTSGELERLAREALASVAFVANVYFYLTRDYFSQEASASALLHLWSLGVEEQYYIIWPVALFLLWRYTSRRMATCVIVAAILLSLASSVYLSSSHAIAAFYLPVVRFWELLFGSMLAWAEFHARKRNASQSGSEVSTLRESVAFAGLALIVASFVLLDPKSVFPGWRAALPAGGATLVMAAGPGAWLNRRVLSLRPFVYLGLISYPLYLWHWPVLVFVRLLSGGTPSITMLFAALVVAVALSSITFSFIEAPARFSFYSRRYPVRVASVLFAMMMGVGLSSYAISRHDGLPERFPDASFGAQQERWVFTDTCKKDFPNSEFCVMPAPNGRPQVALLGDSHANHYYEGLKPALSVRGTGLFAVGAGNCPPFYGVDISLGGHVKHCSALFDGVLDYIVKSHDIQWVVLSSYAISSIAGGLDYGKGDFIRLMAVDGKRVTPTTSQWKGGNNLDVYLAALELTLDRLTAAGKYVIFVLDTPELDFDPNACVRRPVQISLRSPCAVPRAKVEQRLTGAQTRIVALLDKYPDVKVFNPLPLLCDAKNCYARRSGEFLYADRDHLSPDGSRYLSGRIIQDIESRGAN, from the coding sequence GTGAGCGCTACATCTCGCAAGCCCGCACAGGGTTACCGGCCGGACATCGACGGTTTGCGCGCGATCGCGGTCGTTTCCGTGGTCATTTTTCATGCGTTCCCAGCGACGCTGGCGGGCGGCTTCGCTGGCGTCGACATCTTCTTCGCGATCTCCGGCTACCTGATCTCGCAGCACATCATCGAGACGCTCGATCAAGGACGCTTCAGCATCGTCGACTTCTACGCACGACGTATCAAGCGCATCTATCCGGCTCTGATGATCGTGCTGGTCGCCACCCTCGCGGCGGGCTTCGTGTTGATGACGTCGGGCGAACTGGAACGGCTCGCGCGGGAAGCGCTCGCGAGCGTTGCATTCGTCGCAAACGTCTATTTCTACTTGACGCGCGACTACTTCTCGCAGGAAGCATCGGCAAGCGCGCTGCTGCATTTGTGGTCCCTCGGCGTGGAGGAGCAGTACTACATCATCTGGCCGGTCGCGCTGTTTCTGCTGTGGCGTTATACGAGCCGCCGTATGGCGACCTGTGTCATTGTCGCGGCGATCCTGCTGTCGCTCGCGAGCAGCGTGTACCTGAGCAGCTCACATGCGATCGCGGCGTTTTATCTGCCCGTGGTGCGTTTCTGGGAATTGCTGTTCGGTTCGATGCTCGCATGGGCCGAGTTTCACGCGCGCAAACGCAATGCCTCGCAGTCGGGCAGCGAAGTGTCGACACTGCGCGAATCCGTCGCGTTCGCTGGCCTTGCGCTGATCGTCGCGAGTTTCGTGCTGCTGGATCCGAAGAGCGTGTTTCCGGGCTGGCGCGCGGCACTGCCGGCGGGCGGCGCGACGCTCGTGATGGCCGCGGGACCGGGCGCGTGGCTCAACCGACGTGTGCTGTCCCTCAGGCCTTTCGTCTATCTCGGGCTCATCAGCTATCCGCTTTATCTCTGGCACTGGCCGGTGCTGGTCTTCGTGCGCCTTCTGAGCGGCGGCACACCGTCGATCACGATGCTGTTCGCCGCGCTCGTGGTCGCCGTCGCGCTATCGTCGATCACATTCAGCTTTATCGAAGCGCCTGCGCGCTTCAGCTTCTACTCACGCCGATACCCGGTGCGCGTTGCGAGCGTGCTATTCGCGATGATGATGGGTGTGGGCCTGTCCAGCTACGCGATCTCTCGCCACGATGGCTTGCCCGAGCGCTTCCCCGATGCGAGCTTCGGCGCGCAGCAGGAGCGCTGGGTCTTCACTGACACCTGCAAGAAGGACTTTCCGAATTCCGAATTCTGCGTGATGCCGGCGCCCAACGGACGCCCCCAGGTGGCGCTGCTCGGCGACAGTCACGCCAATCACTATTACGAAGGACTGAAACCGGCCTTGAGCGTTCGCGGGACGGGGCTGTTTGCAGTCGGCGCCGGTAACTGTCCGCCGTTCTACGGTGTCGACATTTCGCTGGGTGGGCACGTCAAGCATTGCTCCGCGCTGTTCGACGGCGTGCTCGATTACATCGTGAAGTCGCACGACATCCAGTGGGTAGTTCTTTCGAGCTACGCCATTTCGTCGATTGCAGGCGGCCTCGATTACGGCAAGGGCGACTTTATCCGCCTCATGGCCGTCGACGGCAAGCGCGTGACCCCAACGACGAGTCAGTGGAAGGGCGGGAACAATCTCGACGTCTACCTCGCTGCTCTCGAACTGACTTTGGACAGGCTCACGGCAGCCGGCAAGTACGTGATCTTCGTGCTCGACACGCCGGAGCTGGATTTCGATCCGAACGCCTGCGTGCGCCGCCCAGTGCAAATTTCGCTGCGCTCGCCGTGCGCGGTCCCGCGTGCCAAGGTAGAGCAGCGGCTGACGGGCGCGCAGACACGCATCGTCGCGTTGCTGGACAAATATCCCGACGTGAAGGTGTTCAATCCGCTGCCGTTGCTGTGCGACGCGAAAAACTGCTACGCGCGTCGCAGCGGCGAGTTCCTGTATGCGGACCGGGACCATCTGTCGCCGGACGGTTCCCGATATCTCAGCGGGAGGATCATTCAGGACATTGAGTCACGGGGCGCGAACTGA